In the genome of Polaribacter sp. MED152, one region contains:
- a CDS encoding zinc-dependent metalloprotease, with translation MTKKVFSQLVLIALVFGFSVDANAQIWKRKKKEEPKKVAPKPRPKPKKGAIQPYSKVVTKDMKTDEGLFHVHSKDNTFLFEIPDSLMEREMLMVTRIAKTASGIGFGGGKANTQVLRWQRKDKKVLLRVVSHNVVADTILPVHEAVVNSNFEPILYTFPIKAFNKDTTGVVIDATKLLTEDIKPLGFPQFYRTRYRVTRLDKSRSYTERVSSYPQNIEFRHVKTYFASRPPSNGSVGSISLEMSNSMILLPKVPMKRRYFDERVGWFARGQTDYGLADQKSKTVQYLDRWRLEVKDEDIEKFKRGELVEPKKQIVYYVDRATPKEWVPYIKQGIEDWQVAFEAAGFKNAIIAKDPPSKEEDPDWSPEDVRYSVVRYLASPIPNANGPHVSDPRSGEILESDINWYHNVMTLLHNWYFIQTAAINEEARSNSFKTEIMGRLVQFVSSHEVGHTLGLPHNMGSSVAYPVDSLRSSTFTDKYGTAPSIMDYARFNYVAQPEDKGVALMPNIGVYDKYAISWGYRPILDKDAKAEKETLDAWIMKHAGDPMYRFGHQQAGGVVDPSSQTEDLGDNAMKASMYGIKNLKRILPNLEKWTSEKGENYDELSTMYGQLLGQFNRYMGHVSANVGGVYEYYKTSDQEGAVYTHVDKATQKEALDFVIDNLFETPTWMLDENIFSKIEFSGAVERVRGLQARTLNNILDAGRMARMIENETLNGSKAYTLVNMMSDLRKGVWTELYNGASIDTYRRNLQRAHLDRLNFLLNEAKNQRGFNSGYLKRSGININQSDVKSVARGELKRIQRDARAAASRGNTLRRYHLQDVVDRIDMILDPK, from the coding sequence ATGACAAAAAAAGTATTCTCGCAATTGGTTCTAATTGCACTTGTTTTTGGCTTTTCTGTAGATGCAAATGCACAGATTTGGAAAAGAAAAAAGAAGGAAGAACCTAAAAAAGTTGCTCCAAAGCCTAGGCCAAAACCTAAAAAAGGAGCCATTCAACCTTATTCTAAGGTAGTAACAAAAGATATGAAAACAGACGAAGGTTTATTTCATGTACATTCAAAAGACAACACTTTCTTATTCGAAATTCCAGATTCTTTAATGGAAAGAGAAATGCTAATGGTAACACGTATTGCAAAAACTGCAAGTGGCATTGGTTTTGGTGGTGGTAAAGCAAATACACAAGTTTTACGCTGGCAAAGAAAAGACAAAAAGGTTTTACTTAGAGTTGTATCTCACAATGTTGTTGCAGACACAATTTTACCTGTTCATGAAGCAGTTGTAAATTCTAACTTTGAGCCTATTTTATACACGTTTCCTATTAAAGCGTTTAATAAAGACACTACTGGTGTAGTTATTGATGCTACAAAATTGTTAACTGAAGATATTAAACCTTTAGGTTTTCCTCAATTTTACAGAACAAGATACAGAGTTACAAGATTAGATAAATCTCGTTCTTACACAGAAAGGGTAAGTAGTTATCCTCAAAACATAGAGTTTAGACATGTAAAAACTTATTTTGCATCTAGACCACCATCTAATGGTAGTGTAGGTTCTATTTCTTTAGAAATGAGCAACTCTATGATTTTATTACCAAAAGTACCTATGAAACGTAGATACTTTGATGAAAGAGTAGGTTGGTTTGCAAGAGGTCAAACAGACTACGGTTTGGCTGATCAAAAAAGTAAAACTGTACAATATTTAGACAGATGGAGATTGGAGGTTAAAGATGAAGATATTGAAAAGTTTAAAAGAGGTGAATTAGTAGAGCCTAAAAAACAAATTGTTTATTATGTAGATAGAGCTACACCAAAAGAATGGGTGCCATACATTAAACAAGGTATTGAAGATTGGCAAGTTGCTTTTGAAGCAGCTGGATTTAAAAATGCAATTATTGCAAAAGATCCACCTAGTAAAGAAGAAGATCCAGATTGGAGCCCAGAAGATGTTCGTTATTCTGTTGTAAGATATTTAGCATCTCCTATTCCAAATGCTAATGGTCCTCACGTTAGTGACCCAAGATCTGGAGAAATTTTAGAATCTGATATTAACTGGTATCACAATGTAATGACCTTATTACATAACTGGTACTTTATTCAAACAGCGGCTATAAACGAAGAAGCTAGAAGTAATAGCTTCAAAACAGAAATTATGGGACGTTTGGTACAATTTGTATCTTCTCATGAAGTTGGTCATACATTAGGTTTACCACACAACATGGGTAGTTCTGTAGCTTATCCTGTAGATTCTTTACGTTCATCTACGTTTACTGATAAATATGGTACAGCACCTTCTATTATGGATTATGCTCGTTTTAACTATGTTGCTCAACCAGAAGATAAAGGTGTTGCTTTAATGCCAAACATTGGTGTTTACGATAAGTACGCAATTTCTTGGGGTTATAGACCAATTTTAGACAAAGATGCAAAAGCTGAAAAAGAAACTTTAGATGCTTGGATTATGAAACATGCTGGAGACCCAATGTATAGATTTGGTCATCAACAAGCAGGTGGAGTTGTAGACCCTAGTTCTCAAACAGAAGATTTAGGAGATAATGCAATGAAAGCATCTATGTATGGTATTAAGAACTTAAAAAGAATTTTACCTAACTTAGAAAAATGGACATCTGAAAAAGGTGAAAATTATGATGAGTTATCTACAATGTATGGTCAGTTATTAGGTCAGTTCAACAGATACATGGGTCATGTTTCTGCAAATGTTGGTGGTGTTTATGAATACTACAAAACATCAGATCAAGAAGGAGCTGTTTATACACATGTAGATAAAGCAACTCAAAAAGAGGCTTTAGACTTTGTTATTGATAATCTTTTTGAAACACCAACTTGGATGTTAGATGAAAATATTTTTAGCAAAATAGAGTTTTCTGGAGCTGTTGAAAGAGTTCGTGGTTTACAAGCTAGAACTTTAAATAACATTTTAGATGCTGGTAGAATGGCTAGAATGATTGAAAATGAAACTTTAAATGGTAGCAAAGCTTATACACTTGTTAACATGATGAGTGATTTAAGAAAAGGAGTTTGGACAGAATTATATAATGGCGCTTCTATAGATACTTACAGAAGAAACTTACAAAGAGCTCATTTAGATCGTTTAAATTTCTTATTAAATGAAGCTAAAAACCAAAGAGGTTTTAATAGTGGATACTTAAAAAGAAGTGGAATTAACATTAATCAATCTGACGTAAAATCAGTTGCAAGAGGAGAATTAAAGAGAATTCAACGAGATGCAAGAGCTGCAGCTTCTAGAGGAAATACTTTAAGACGTTACCACTTACAAGATGTTGTTGATAGAATTGATATGATTTTAGATCCTAAATAA
- a CDS encoding O-acetylhomoserine aminocarboxypropyltransferase/cysteine synthase family protein — MSTHKLATNALHAGHDVKSNGGARAVPIYQTSSYVFNDSDHAANLFSLAELGFIYTRLNNPTNQILQERLAAVEGGIGAVVFASGTSAISTGLLTLLKAGDHIVASSSLYGGTFNLLHVTLPRFGITTTFVDASNPDNFADAVQENTRAFFVESLGNPKLDVLDLEAIAEHSKAAEVPFIVDNTVATPALLNPIKHGANIVIHSLTKYIGGQGTSLGGAIIDAGTFNWANGKFPEFTEPSAGYHGLKYHEVLGAASYTFKLILEGLRDFGGALSPTNAFNIIQGLETLPVRIKQHSENALALAKWLEEQEEVAWVNYPGLESNKYNELAKKYLPKGQSGIVTFGHKGGYEAAKTIADKTKVFSLLANIGDTKSLIIHPASTTHQQLDEAAQEGAGVSQDLIRLSVGIEDIEDLKADLKAAFSEI, encoded by the coding sequence ATGAGTACTCACAAATTAGCAACAAATGCGTTGCACGCAGGTCATGATGTAAAATCTAATGGAGGAGCAAGAGCAGTTCCTATCTATCAAACATCATCTTATGTTTTTAATGATTCAGATCATGCAGCAAATTTATTCTCTTTAGCAGAATTAGGTTTTATTTACACAAGATTAAACAACCCAACAAACCAAATTTTACAAGAACGTTTAGCAGCTGTAGAAGGCGGAATAGGAGCTGTCGTTTTTGCTTCTGGAACATCTGCCATATCAACAGGATTGTTGACCCTTTTAAAAGCAGGAGATCATATTGTAGCTTCAAGTAGTTTGTATGGAGGAACATTTAATTTACTACATGTAACCTTACCAAGATTTGGAATTACAACAACATTTGTAGATGCTTCTAATCCTGATAATTTTGCAGATGCAGTTCAAGAAAATACCAGAGCATTTTTTGTAGAATCTTTAGGTAACCCAAAGTTAGACGTTTTAGATTTAGAAGCAATTGCAGAGCATTCTAAAGCAGCAGAAGTGCCATTTATTGTAGATAATACTGTTGCTACACCAGCATTATTAAATCCTATTAAACACGGAGCAAATATTGTAATTCACTCTTTAACAAAATATATTGGAGGTCAAGGAACCTCTTTAGGTGGTGCCATTATTGATGCAGGAACTTTTAACTGGGCAAATGGTAAATTTCCAGAATTTACAGAACCTTCTGCAGGTTATCATGGCTTAAAATACCACGAAGTTTTAGGTGCTGCCTCTTATACTTTTAAATTAATTCTTGAAGGTTTGCGTGATTTTGGAGGAGCTTTAAGCCCAACAAACGCATTTAATATTATTCAAGGATTAGAAACTTTACCAGTTAGAATTAAACAGCATTCAGAAAATGCCTTGGCTTTAGCCAAATGGCTAGAGGAACAAGAGGAAGTAGCTTGGGTAAATTATCCTGGTTTAGAAAGTAACAAGTACAATGAATTGGCTAAGAAATATTTACCAAAAGGTCAAAGTGGAATTGTAACTTTTGGTCATAAAGGAGGTTATGAAGCTGCAAAAACTATTGCAGATAAAACAAAAGTGTTCTCTTTATTAGCAAATATTGGTGATACTAAATCTTTAATTATTCATCCTGCAAGTACCACGCATCAACAGTTAGATGAAGCTGCTCAAGAAGGAGCAGGTGTTTCTCAAGATTTAATTCGTTTGTCTGTTGGTATAGAAGATATAGAAGATTTAAAAGCAGATTTAAAAGCAGCTTTTTCAGAAATTTAA
- the metK gene encoding methionine adenosyltransferase — protein MSYLFTSESVSEGHPDKVADQISDALIDNFLAFDKSSKVACETLVTTGQVILAGEVKSNTYLDVQQIARDVINKIGYTKSEYMFDGNSCGVLSAIHEQSPDINQGVDRSKPEEQGAGDQGMMFGYATDETENYMPLALELSHRLLTELAEIRRENSDITYLRPDAKSQVTIEYSDDNVPQRIDAIVISTQHDDFDASEEVMLSKIKKDIVEILIPRVIAKLPEHIQKLFTDDITYHINPTGIFVIGGPHGDTGLTGRKIIVDTYGGKGAHGGGAFSGKDPSKVDRSGAYATRHIAKNLVAAGLCKEVLVQVSYAIGVAKPTSINVETYGTSTVDLSDGEISKKVEEIFDMRPYFIEKRLKLRTPIYSDTAAYGHMGRNPEVKTVTFSNPMGETVSEEVETFTWEKLDYVDKVKEAFNL, from the coding sequence ATGTCATATTTATTTACCTCAGAAAGCGTTTCTGAAGGACATCCAGATAAAGTTGCAGACCAAATATCAGATGCTTTAATCGATAATTTTTTAGCATTTGATAAATCTAGTAAAGTAGCTTGTGAAACCTTAGTTACTACTGGGCAAGTTATATTAGCAGGTGAAGTAAAATCGAACACTTATTTAGATGTTCAACAAATTGCAAGAGATGTAATCAATAAAATTGGTTACACAAAAAGCGAGTATATGTTTGATGGAAATTCTTGTGGTGTTTTATCCGCAATTCATGAACAATCTCCAGATATTAATCAAGGTGTAGACAGATCTAAACCAGAAGAGCAAGGTGCAGGAGACCAAGGTATGATGTTTGGTTACGCTACTGATGAAACTGAAAACTACATGCCTCTAGCTCTAGAATTATCTCATAGACTGTTAACAGAATTGGCAGAAATTAGAAGAGAAAATTCAGACATAACCTATTTAAGACCAGATGCAAAAAGTCAGGTAACTATTGAATATTCAGATGATAATGTACCTCAAAGAATAGATGCTATTGTAATTTCTACGCAGCATGACGATTTTGATGCATCTGAAGAAGTAATGTTATCAAAAATTAAAAAAGATATTGTAGAAATTTTGATTCCGAGAGTAATTGCAAAATTACCAGAACATATTCAAAAATTATTTACAGATGATATTACCTATCACATAAATCCTACTGGAATATTTGTTATTGGTGGTCCTCATGGAGATACTGGTTTAACTGGTCGTAAAATTATAGTAGATACTTATGGAGGAAAAGGCGCTCATGGTGGAGGTGCTTTTTCAGGTAAAGACCCTAGTAAAGTAGATAGGTCTGGAGCTTATGCTACAAGACATATTGCTAAAAATTTAGTAGCTGCAGGTTTATGTAAAGAAGTTTTAGTACAGGTTTCTTACGCAATTGGAGTTGCAAAACCAACCAGTATTAATGTAGAAACGTATGGAACTTCTACAGTAGATTTATCTGATGGAGAAATCAGTAAAAAAGTAGAAGAAATTTTTGACATGCGTCCTTATTTTATTGAAAAGCGTTTAAAGTTAAGAACTCCTATTTATTCTGATACTGCTGCATATGGACATATGGGTAGAAATCCTGAAGTAAAAACAGTAACTTTCTCAAATCCTATGGGAGAAACTGTATCTGAAGAAGTAGAAACTTTTACTTGGGAAAAATTAGATTATGTAGATAAAGTTAAAGAAGCATTTAATTTATAA